Genomic segment of Streptomyces alboniger:
GCACATCAACTACGCCTTCGGCAACGTCCAGGGCGGCAAGTGCGCGATGGGCGACGCCTACGCGGCCACCGACAAGGCCTACACCGCCGAGCAGTCCGTGGACGGCGTGGCCGACACCTGGGACCAGCCCCTGCGCGGCAACTTCAACCAGCTGCGCAAGCTGAAGAAGAAGCACCCGGACCTCAAGGTGCTGTGGTCCTTCGGCGGCTGGACCTGGTCGAGCGGGTTCACCGAAGCCGCGAAGAACCCCGAGGCCTTCGCCAAGTCCTGCTACGACCTGGTCGAGAACTCCAAGTGGGCCGATGTCTTCGACGGCATCGACATCGACTGGGAGTACCCCAACGCCTGCGGTCTGACCTGTGACACCAGCGGGCGTGCGGCGTACAAGAACCTGATGGCCGCGGTCCGTTCGAAGTTCGGCAGCGGCAATCTGGTGACCGCGGCCATCCCGGCGGACGCCTCGGCGGGCGGCAAGATCGACGCCGCCGACTACGCGGGCGCCGCCCAGTACGTCAACTGGTACAACCCCATGACGTACGACTACTTCGGCGCCTGGGACGCGAAGGGCCCGACGGCCCCGCACTCGCCGCTCACCTCCTACAGCGGCATCCCGAAGCCCTCGTACCACTCCGACGCCACCATCAAGAAGCTCAAGGGCCTCGGCATCCCGTCCCAGAAGCTGCTGCTCGGCATCGGCTTCTACGGCCGCGGCTGGACGGGTGTCACGCAGAAGGCGCCCGGAGGCACGGCGACCGGGCCCGCCGCGGGCAAGTACGAGCAGGGCATCGACGACTACAAGGTGCTGAAGGCCAAGTGCCCGGCGAACGGCACGGTCGGCGGCACCGCGTACGCGCACTGCGGCACCAACTGGTGGAGCTATGACACCCCGGCCACCATCGCGGGGAAGATGGACTACAAGAACCAGGCGGGCCTCGGCGGCACGTTCTTCTGGGAGCTGAGCGGCGACACGTCGAACGGTGAGCTGATCAAGGCCATCAACTGACGTCGCGTACGCGGAACTCGGGGCGGGAGTCGGTCGGCTCCCGCCCCTTTTCGCGCAGGAACGCCTCAGGGCCGCGACGGCGCCGGGTACGACGGCTCGAAGTCCTCGATGACGCGCAGCGTGTCCCCGAGCGTGCGCACGAGCAGGTCCCTGACCGTCTCGCGCGGCAGGCCGCGGTGGCCGATCCAGTCGAGCGTGACGCCCTCGACGCTGCACACCCAGCCGAGCAGTGCGGTGCGGGCGAGGCAGGGGATGTCCTTGCGGCCGTATATCCCCTCGGCGATCGTCCCGATCACCGCCTCGCGCACGCCGTCCCGTATCGCCAGCACCTCGGCGTCGAAGCCGACGCCGCCGCTGATGATCGCGCGGTAGGCCGCCTGGTGGTGCTCGGCGTAGCGCAGATAGCCGTCGATGGTGCGCTGTACGCGGTCCACGGGCGGGAGGTCGTCATGGCGCCCGGCGCGCGCGACGAGGTCGGCGACGGAGTCCTCGATGATCGCGAGGTAGTAGCCGCGCTTGGACTTGAAGTAGTAGTAGATCAGCCCTTTGGCGACGCCCGCCTGCTTCGCGATGTCGTCCATCGACAGGGCGTCGTAGGACGTGTCGGCGAACAACTTCCGGCCGATGCTGATGAGTTCGGCGCGCCGTGCCGCGGAGCGGTCGGTGCCGCGCTGTTGACTATTATTCAATTTCGGCCCTAGTCTCCAACTGCCTCGGACTGTCCGCAGTATGGCAGAACCGTGCCGTCGGCCGACTCTGCTGCCGAGGCGCTTCACGCACTCCCCTTACGCACGCTTGACGACGTGGAACGACGTACGGGAGGAAGACAGTGAGCGCAGCACGCGACGCGTTACGCGAGGGCAGAACCTCCTGGAGGAAGACGGCCGTGGTGGCCATGCCGGCGGTGCTCGCCGTCGGCGTGATGGCCTCCGTGATGGCCGAGGGCGCGCTCGCCGCGTCCTTCGCCGTATCGGGCACCAGCTTCCAGGTCTCCTCGGGCAAGCTGACCAGCGAGGGTCTGTCCTCGTACGTCCAGACGGACCGGGACATCGACGGCAAGGGGCACCCGGTGGCGCTCCTCGGCATCGGCGACGCGACCCTGACCGACATCTGCCAGGCCGCCGAGGTCAAGACCCCGCTCGGCAAGGTGGTGTTCAAGCTGACCGCGGGCGGCGACGCGGGGAACGTCACCGCGAGCAACCTCGTCATCGACGGCGAGGACCTCGTCGGCGACGCCCGCTTCGGGACCGCGCAGATCGGCCGGGACGCCTCGACGCTGGACGAGGTGCCCGGGGTCAAGGGCGAGCGGGGCAAGTTCGGGCTCCAGGCCGGGGACATCACCGTCTCCGGGGTGAAGTCGAACGCCTGGTCGGCGACCGGCGGCAACTTCCGGCTCAAGGGCATGCGGGTCGACGTCAGCCTCGGCGGCAAGAAGTGCTTCTGACGGGCGGTGGCAGAGGCGGCGTCAGACCCTTCCGCAAGGACGGCGGCGGCCCGCTCGACCGGCGGCTCCCCTGGCCCGAGCAGCGGCGGGTCGTCCGCAGGTGGCGGCGCACGCGGCCGTTCTGGGGCGGGCTGCTGCTGATCCTCGGCGGCGCCGAGCTGCTGCTCGTGCCGCTCTCGCCGCTGACGGTCCTCGTGAGCCTCGGGCTCGGCGGGATCGCGGCGGTCGGCATCGGGATCGCGCTGGTCGTGGCGGGGCTCTTCCTGTGGTTCCTGCCGCACACCCGCCACTATGTGAGCCTCAACGCCCTGATCCTCTCGGTGCTCTCGTTCGCGGCCACGAACCTCGGCGGCTTCCTCGTCGGCATGCTCCTCGGGATCGCGGGCAGCGCCATGGGCTTCGGCTGGACGCCCGTGCCCGAGGACGCCGAGGAGGACCCTGCGCGGCCGAAGGTACGGGACGGGCAGGGCACGCGGACGCTCGCCGTGCTGCTGCCCGTGGTGATCGTCGCGGGGATCGTGAACGGGAGCCCCGCGAAGGCGTCACCGCTCGCCGCCCCCGCCGAGCCGGTCGTGGCGGCCGGGACCCCGCCGACGATCACCACCACGCTCTTCGCCCCGCAGGGCTTCATCGTGGCGGGCGTCACGGAGGTCCCGACCGCGGAAGGACCGCTGAAGGTGATGGTCCTGCGGATGAAGGCCGCCTCCCTCACCGACTACGAGCTGAGGACACGGGACGGAGGAGACGAACTCGCCCTGGGGGCCGACACGTTGGACCTGAGCGGATCGGTCACGCTCTATCTGACCAAGTTCAAGGGGTGCATCGAGGGGCTCCTGTGTCTGACCTTCACGCCCGACAAGCTGCCGGTGCCGCCCCTCGTGCCGCCGTTCGTCTTCATGACGGACGTGAGCGCCGAACAGGCCCTGGTCAGCTCGGACTCGATCGTGGCGGGCGGTCTGTCGCTGAAGGCCTCGGCATGAGGGGGCCCGCGTGATCCAGATCCAGGCAGCCCTGTTCTGGGCG
This window contains:
- a CDS encoding glycoside hydrolase family 18 protein; the protein is MLRPHSPRTGLRAVIAVACCAALGAGLLAGAGSAAAEQAAAEQDRAAATKAAAGSKVVGYFTEWGVYDRNYHVKNIETSGSANKLTHINYAFGNVQGGKCAMGDAYAATDKAYTAEQSVDGVADTWDQPLRGNFNQLRKLKKKHPDLKVLWSFGGWTWSSGFTEAAKNPEAFAKSCYDLVENSKWADVFDGIDIDWEYPNACGLTCDTSGRAAYKNLMAAVRSKFGSGNLVTAAIPADASAGGKIDAADYAGAAQYVNWYNPMTYDYFGAWDAKGPTAPHSPLTSYSGIPKPSYHSDATIKKLKGLGIPSQKLLLGIGFYGRGWTGVTQKAPGGTATGPAAGKYEQGIDDYKVLKAKCPANGTVGGTAYAHCGTNWWSYDTPATIAGKMDYKNQAGLGGTFFWELSGDTSNGELIKAIN
- a CDS encoding TetR/AcrR family transcriptional regulator; translation: MNNSQQRGTDRSAARRAELISIGRKLFADTSYDALSMDDIAKQAGVAKGLIYYYFKSKRGYYLAIIEDSVADLVARAGRHDDLPPVDRVQRTIDGYLRYAEHHQAAYRAIISGGVGFDAEVLAIRDGVREAVIGTIAEGIYGRKDIPCLARTALLGWVCSVEGVTLDWIGHRGLPRETVRDLLVRTLGDTLRVIEDFEPSYPAPSRP
- a CDS encoding DUF6230 family protein gives rise to the protein MPAVLAVGVMASVMAEGALAASFAVSGTSFQVSSGKLTSEGLSSYVQTDRDIDGKGHPVALLGIGDATLTDICQAAEVKTPLGKVVFKLTAGGDAGNVTASNLVIDGEDLVGDARFGTAQIGRDASTLDEVPGVKGERGKFGLQAGDITVSGVKSNAWSATGGNFRLKGMRVDVSLGGKKCF
- a CDS encoding DUF6114 domain-containing protein: MLLTGGGRGGVRPFRKDGGGPLDRRLPWPEQRRVVRRWRRTRPFWGGLLLILGGAELLLVPLSPLTVLVSLGLGGIAAVGIGIALVVAGLFLWFLPHTRHYVSLNALILSVLSFAATNLGGFLVGMLLGIAGSAMGFGWTPVPEDAEEDPARPKVRDGQGTRTLAVLLPVVIVAGIVNGSPAKASPLAAPAEPVVAAGTPPTITTTLFAPQGFIVAGVTEVPTAEGPLKVMVLRMKAASLTDYELRTRDGGDELALGADTLDLSGSVTLYLTKFKGCIEGLLCLTFTPDKLPVPPLVPPFVFMTDVSAEQALVSSDSIVAGGLSLKASA